A region of the Pseudomonas anguilliseptica genome:
CGCTTGCCGGCGTACTCGGCGTCGGCGAAGGTCATCTGCTTCATCGGAAAACTCGGCGGGTGGAGTGCGGATATTTTGCCAAAATCAGGAAGTCTTTTTCAGACCATCCTCAGGTGAATGCAGCATGCGTCGGCTCCGATGTCTGGCAGAATTATACCCACCTGCGCCCCGGTTACCCGCCCTCATATGAATACTGACACCCTTGACCTCATCGCCCTTGCCCAGTCGATCAAAGACTGGGGCCGTGAGCTGGGCTTTCAGCAGGTCGGGATTGTCGATGTGCAACTGGGCGAGCACGAGGCGCACCTGCAGCGCTGGCTGGATGCGGGCTACCAGGGTGAGATGGACTATATGGCTGCCCACGGCAGCAAACGCTCCCATCCGGACGAACTGGTGCCCGGCACCCTGCGCGTGGTGTCACTGCGCATGGACTACCTGCCCGGCGACACACAGATGGCCCAGCGCCTCGCCCAGCCAGAGAAGGCCTACGTGTCGCGCTACGCCCTGGGCCGCGATTACCACAAGCTGATCCGCAAACGCCTGCAGCAGCTGGCCGAACGCATCCAGCAGCAGATCGGCCCGCTCGGCTTTCGCGCCTTTGTTGACAGCGCACCCGTGCTGGAAAAGGCCATCGCCGAACAGGCCGGGCTTGGCTGGATCGGCAAGAACACCCTGGTACTCAACCGCAAGGCCGGCAGCTACTTCTTCCTCGGGGAGCTGTTTGTCGACCTGCCGCTGCCGGTCGACCCACCTCACGCCAGCGGGCATTGCGGTCGCTGCACGGCCTGCATGGATATTTGCCCGACCGCCGCCTTTGTCGGCCCCTATGTACTGGACGCGCGGCGCTGCATTTCCTACCTGACCATCGAACTAAAGGGCTCAATCCCTGAAGAGCTTCGCGCGCCCATCGGCAACCGGGTGTTCGGCTGTGACGACTGCCAGATGGTCTGCCCGTGGAACCGCTTTGCCAAACCCACCGAGCAGAGCGATTTCCAGCCGCGCCACAGCCTGGACAACGCCGAGCTAGCCGAACTGTTTGGCTGGAGCGAGGAAGAATTTCTCAGCCGCACCGAAGGCTCACCGCTGCGCCGCGCCGGCTATGAGCGCTGGCTGCGCAACCTGGCCGTCGGCCTGGGCAATGCGCCCTCCAGCATCCCGGTGCTGGAAGCGCTAAAGGCACGCCGTGAACACCCATCAGAATTAGTACGCGAGCATGTCGAGTGGGCGCTGGCGCGTCACGGCCTGTAACCGAACACAGAAAAAGCCCGCCGTAGCGGGCTTTTATATAGGTCAGACCTTGAGGAAGTGCTGACGATAGTGCTTCAGCTCGGCGATGGACTCGCGGATATCATCAAGCGCCTGGTGCGTGCCCTGCTTCTGGAACGACTCCTTGACTTGCGGCGCCCACATACCCGCAAGAATCTTCAGGGTCGAGACATCCAGATAGCGGT
Encoded here:
- the queG gene encoding tRNA epoxyqueuosine(34) reductase QueG, with the translated sequence MNTDTLDLIALAQSIKDWGRELGFQQVGIVDVQLGEHEAHLQRWLDAGYQGEMDYMAAHGSKRSHPDELVPGTLRVVSLRMDYLPGDTQMAQRLAQPEKAYVSRYALGRDYHKLIRKRLQQLAERIQQQIGPLGFRAFVDSAPVLEKAIAEQAGLGWIGKNTLVLNRKAGSYFFLGELFVDLPLPVDPPHASGHCGRCTACMDICPTAAFVGPYVLDARRCISYLTIELKGSIPEELRAPIGNRVFGCDDCQMVCPWNRFAKPTEQSDFQPRHSLDNAELAELFGWSEEEFLSRTEGSPLRRAGYERWLRNLAVGLGNAPSSIPVLEALKARREHPSELVREHVEWALARHGL